In a genomic window of Lysobacterales bacterium:
- the purB gene encoding adenylosuccinate lyase, translating to MSLDPLIALSPLDGRYAGKVEPLRGVFSEYGLIARRVRVEVEWLMALGDEPAIPEVPRFDADARAALRAIASSFGLDEAARVKAIEATTNHDVKAVEYFLKERMAKEPALAPLREFVHFACTSEDINNLAYALMLKDARDAVFVPLLGRLRERLAELAQQAAAKPMLARTHGQTASPTTLGKEVANVIARLNRQCEQLSAWQSPGKINGAVGNFNAHLVAYPEVDWRAFSQRFVTSLGLQWNAWTTQIEPHDGIAEISDILRRIDTILIDFCRDVWGYISLGYFRQTVKAGEVGSSTMPHKVNPIDFENAEGNFGIANALFEHFAAKLPISRWQRDLTDSTVLRTLGVGFGHALVGIDALMRGLAKLSIDDARLAADLDANWEVLAEAIQTVMRRYGLPEPYEQLKALTRGKGISRESLREFVAGLDLPAEVKRSLIAMTPADYTGLASELANAIARD from the coding sequence ATGTCGCTCGATCCCCTGATTGCCCTGTCACCGCTGGATGGCCGCTACGCCGGCAAGGTGGAGCCGCTGCGCGGCGTGTTCAGCGAATACGGCCTGATCGCACGGCGCGTGCGCGTCGAGGTCGAATGGCTGATGGCGCTCGGCGACGAGCCGGCGATTCCCGAGGTGCCACGCTTCGACGCCGATGCACGCGCGGCCTTGCGTGCGATCGCGTCGAGCTTCGGTCTGGACGAAGCGGCGCGCGTCAAGGCGATCGAGGCCACCACCAACCACGACGTCAAGGCGGTCGAATACTTCCTCAAGGAACGCATGGCGAAAGAGCCTGCACTGGCGCCGCTGCGCGAATTCGTGCATTTCGCCTGCACCAGCGAAGACATCAACAACCTCGCCTACGCGCTGATGCTGAAGGACGCCCGCGATGCGGTGTTCGTGCCGCTGCTCGGGCGGCTGCGCGAACGCCTGGCAGAACTCGCGCAGCAAGCCGCGGCCAAGCCGATGCTGGCGCGCACCCACGGGCAGACCGCCTCGCCGACCACGCTCGGCAAGGAAGTCGCCAACGTGATCGCGCGCCTCAACCGCCAGTGCGAGCAGCTTTCTGCATGGCAGTCTCCGGGCAAGATCAACGGCGCGGTCGGCAATTTCAACGCGCACTTGGTCGCCTATCCGGAAGTCGACTGGCGCGCGTTCTCGCAGCGCTTCGTGACCTCGCTCGGGCTGCAGTGGAATGCCTGGACCACGCAGATCGAGCCGCACGATGGCATCGCCGAGATCAGTGACATCCTGCGCCGCATCGACACCATCCTGATCGACTTCTGCCGCGATGTCTGGGGCTACATCTCGCTCGGCTACTTCCGCCAGACGGTGAAGGCGGGCGAGGTCGGGTCATCGACGATGCCGCACAAGGTCAACCCGATCGACTTCGAGAATGCCGAGGGTAACTTCGGCATCGCCAATGCCCTGTTCGAGCACTTCGCGGCCAAGCTGCCGATCTCGCGCTGGCAGCGCGACCTCACCGACTCGACCGTGTTGCGCACGCTCGGCGTCGGCTTCGGCCACGCCCTGGTCGGCATTGATGCGCTGATGCGCGGACTGGCCAAGCTCAGCATCGACGATGCCCGCCTCGCCGCCGACCTCGATGCGAACTGGGAGGTGCTGGCCGAAGCGATCCAGACGGTGATGCGCCGCTACGGACTGCCCGAGCCCTACGAACAACTCAAGGCGCTGACCCGCGGCAAGGGCATCTCGCGCGAAAGCCTGCGCGAATTCGTCGCCGGACTCGACCTGCCGGCGGAGGTCAAGCGCAGTCTGATAGCGATGACGCCGGCCGACTACACCGGCCTCGCCAGCGAACTCGCCAATGCGATCGCGCGCGACTAA
- a CDS encoding class II fumarate hydratase: protein MASTRTERDSLGELAIPSDAPWGIQTQRAIANFPVSGWRMPRAFLRALGLIKAAGADANAGLGLLPKGKARAIRNAALRVAAGRFDAAFPVDVFQTGSGTSSNMNANEVIAGIASRALERPVHPNDEVNAAQSSNDVIPSCIQVAATIEVSERLLPALRHLRQSIRRRARELAKVSKTGRTHLMDAMPLRFDQELGAWATQIDEVDARLGDALKRLRRLPLGGTAIGTGINAPKRFGAEVCAALKAQTGIHFAPHRDRFYGIATQDAALELSGVLRTAAVALTKIANDLRWMNSGPLAGLGEIELPALQPGSSIMPGKVNPVIPEAVAMVAAQVIGCDAAIAFAAASGNFQLNTMLPLIAWNLLTAIDLLANAARLLADSSIAGFRVHEDRIASTLARNSILVTALNPLIGYERAAAIAKRAYREGRPVLDIAAEDTGWPRARLQKLLDPRTLTRGGSIGVAAGG from the coding sequence ATGGCCAGTACCCGAACCGAACGCGACAGCCTGGGTGAACTCGCGATTCCCTCGGATGCGCCCTGGGGCATCCAGACGCAGCGCGCGATCGCCAATTTTCCGGTTTCGGGATGGCGCATGCCGCGCGCGTTCCTGCGTGCGCTGGGATTGATCAAGGCCGCCGGCGCCGATGCCAACGCCGGGCTTGGGCTGCTGCCGAAGGGGAAGGCGCGCGCGATCCGCAATGCCGCGCTGCGCGTCGCCGCCGGCAGATTCGATGCGGCGTTCCCGGTCGATGTGTTCCAGACCGGATCGGGCACCTCCAGCAACATGAACGCCAACGAGGTGATTGCCGGGATTGCATCGAGGGCGTTGGAACGGCCAGTGCATCCCAATGATGAGGTCAACGCTGCGCAGTCCTCGAACGACGTGATCCCATCCTGCATCCAGGTTGCGGCCACGATCGAAGTCAGCGAGCGCCTGCTGCCGGCACTGCGGCATCTGCGCCAGAGCATTCGGCGGCGTGCGCGTGAACTCGCGAAGGTCAGCAAGACCGGGCGCACGCACCTGATGGACGCGATGCCGTTGCGCTTTGACCAGGAGCTCGGTGCCTGGGCGACGCAGATCGACGAGGTCGATGCGCGCCTGGGCGACGCCCTGAAGCGCTTGCGGCGGCTGCCGCTCGGCGGCACCGCGATCGGCACCGGCATCAACGCGCCGAAGCGCTTCGGTGCCGAGGTGTGCGCCGCGCTGAAGGCGCAGACCGGGATCCACTTCGCACCGCATCGTGACCGCTTCTACGGCATCGCCACCCAGGACGCCGCGCTCGAACTCTCCGGCGTGCTGCGCACCGCCGCGGTCGCGCTGACCAAGATCGCCAACGACCTGCGCTGGATGAACTCGGGGCCACTCGCCGGTCTCGGCGAGATCGAACTGCCGGCGCTGCAGCCGGGCTCCTCGATCATGCCCGGCAAGGTCAATCCGGTGATTCCGGAAGCGGTGGCGATGGTCGCGGCACAGGTGATCGGTTGCGACGCGGCGATCGCCTTCGCTGCGGCCAGCGGGAATTTCCAGTTGAATACGATGCTGCCGCTGATCGCCTGGAACCTGCTCACCGCCATCGACCTGCTCGCGAATGCCGCGCGTCTGCTCGCCGATTCGTCCATTGCCGGCTTTCGCGTGCACGAAGACCGCATCGCTTCGACGCTTGCGCGCAACTCCATTCTGGTCACCGCACTGAATCCGTTGATCGGCTACGAACGCGCCGCTGCGATCGCCAAGCGCGCCTACCGGGAAGGCCGTCCAGTGCTCGACATCGCTGCCGAGGACACTGGCTGGCCGCGCGCCCGGCTGCAGAAACTGCTCGACCCGCGCACGCTCACGCGTGGCGGGTCGATTGGTGTCGCGGCCGGCGGTTGA
- a CDS encoding ABC transporter ATP-binding protein: protein MSKVIEARGLRKRYGKTEAVKGIDLSIEAGKIVGLIGPNGAGKTSVLKAMLGLTDFEGELGILGRNPHTERHALMQDVCFIADVAVLPRWIRVREAIAYVEGVHPKFSRAKCEAFLAKTKLKPEMRVREMSKGMIVQLHLALVMAIDAKLLVLDEPTLGLDVLYRKDFYQTLLNDYFDHEKTIIVTTHQVEEIEHILTDVLFIKDGLISLSATMEELGTRFSEVMVPADKRDSALALKPLDERQVFGKSILLFDGVERSQLEALGEVRTPGLADIFVATMKGTYR, encoded by the coding sequence ATGAGCAAGGTCATCGAAGCGCGAGGACTGCGCAAGCGATACGGCAAGACCGAGGCGGTCAAGGGCATCGACCTGAGCATCGAAGCCGGCAAGATCGTCGGCCTGATCGGCCCGAATGGCGCCGGCAAGACCAGCGTGCTGAAGGCGATGCTGGGCCTGACCGATTTCGAAGGGGAACTCGGGATCCTCGGTCGCAACCCACATACCGAGCGCCATGCGTTGATGCAAGACGTATGCTTCATCGCCGACGTTGCCGTGCTGCCACGCTGGATCCGCGTGCGCGAGGCAATCGCGTACGTCGAAGGCGTGCATCCGAAGTTCTCGCGCGCCAAGTGCGAAGCGTTCCTGGCCAAGACCAAGCTCAAGCCCGAGATGCGCGTGCGCGAGATGTCCAAGGGCATGATCGTGCAGCTGCACCTGGCGCTGGTCATGGCCATCGACGCCAAACTGCTGGTGCTCGACGAACCCACGCTCGGGCTCGACGTGCTCTATCGCAAGGATTTCTACCAGACGCTGTTGAACGACTACTTCGACCATGAGAAGACGATCATCGTCACCACCCACCAGGTCGAGGAGATCGAGCACATCCTCACCGACGTGCTGTTCATCAAGGACGGACTGATTTCGTTGTCGGCGACGATGGAGGAACTCGGCACCCGTTTCAGCGAAGTGATGGTGCCGGCCGACAAACGCGATTCCGCACTGGCGCTCAAGCCGTTGGACGAACGCCAGGTATTCGGCAAGTCGATCCTGCTCTTCGACGGCGTCGAGCGCAGCCAGCTCGAAGCGCTCGGTGAAGTGCGCACGCCCGGCCTTGCCGACATCTTCGTGGCCACGATGAAGGGAACCTACCGATGA
- a CDS encoding GntR family transcriptional regulator: protein MSIQWNESAPIYRQLRDYIKAMILDEALKEGDALPSVRQVSADFQLNPITVSKAYQELVDENLVDKRRGLGMYVNQGAREALLKSEREYFLREEWPPLRERLRRLGLNLATLAMNDNTGESKQ from the coding sequence ATGTCGATCCAGTGGAACGAAAGCGCGCCGATCTATCGTCAGCTGCGTGACTACATCAAGGCGATGATCCTCGATGAGGCACTGAAGGAAGGTGACGCTCTGCCCTCAGTGCGACAGGTCTCGGCCGACTTCCAGCTCAATCCGATCACCGTGTCCAAGGCTTACCAGGAACTGGTCGACGAGAACCTGGTGGACAAGCGCCGTGGCCTCGGCATGTACGTGAACCAGGGCGCACGCGAGGCCCTGCTGAAGAGCGAGCGCGAATATTTCCTGCGCGAAGAGTGGCCGCCATTGCGCGAACGGTTACGCCGACTCGGATTGAATCTCGCCACGCTGGCAATGAACGACAACACTGGGGAATCCAAGCAATGA
- a CDS encoding glutathione peroxidase translates to MKRFLISVLLLCVDHTALACSPLLDVSVRPLAGKESVQLCEKFDGKVLLIVNTASKCGFTPQYEGLEAMHAKYADQGFAVLGFPSNEFMGQEPGSEEQIKEFCTLTYGVKFPMFEKTRVKGDDASVLYKRLREATGDAPGWNFHKYLVDRNGKVVKSFGSRTKPDDKELVGLVEKLIAEPASK, encoded by the coding sequence ATGAAACGCTTTCTGATCAGTGTCTTACTGCTCTGTGTTGACCACACTGCGCTGGCCTGCAGTCCCTTGCTCGACGTTTCTGTGCGGCCGCTGGCCGGCAAGGAATCGGTGCAGCTGTGCGAGAAGTTCGACGGCAAGGTGCTGCTAATCGTCAATACCGCCAGCAAGTGCGGCTTCACGCCGCAGTACGAGGGACTGGAGGCGATGCACGCGAAATACGCGGATCAGGGCTTTGCCGTGCTCGGCTTTCCGTCAAACGAGTTCATGGGCCAGGAACCCGGCAGCGAAGAACAGATCAAGGAGTTCTGCACCCTTACCTACGGCGTCAAGTTCCCGATGTTCGAGAAGACCCGGGTCAAGGGCGACGATGCCAGCGTGCTCTACAAGCGGCTGCGTGAAGCCACCGGTGATGCTCCGGGTTGGAACTTCCACAAGTATCTGGTCGATCGCAACGGCAAGGTGGTGAAGAGCTTTGGCAGTCGCACCAAGCCGGACGACAAGGAGCTGGTCGGACTGGTCGAGAAGCTGATCGCCGAGCCCGCTTCGAAGTAG
- a CDS encoding PilZ domain-containing protein translates to MTNQDNSERRRFHRFRFEGSVKLYSDRAMWDAELIDISLKGALTTRPAEWTGKLNSMHRIELRLGDGLKISMGASAAHATSDQIGFRWEKIDLDSFTQLKRLIELNLGDPERLNAELSALG, encoded by the coding sequence ATGACGAACCAAGACAACTCCGAACGTCGCCGCTTCCACCGCTTCCGTTTCGAGGGCAGCGTCAAGCTCTATTCCGACCGCGCCATGTGGGACGCCGAGCTGATCGACATCTCGCTCAAGGGTGCGCTGACCACGCGTCCGGCGGAATGGACCGGCAAGCTGAACTCGATGCATCGCATCGAACTGCGCCTCGGCGATGGCCTGAAGATCAGCATGGGCGCAAGCGCCGCGCACGCGACGTCCGACCAGATCGGCTTCCGCTGGGAGAAGATCGACCTAGACAGCTTCACCCAGCTGAAGCGACTGATCGAGCTCAACCTCGGCGACCCCGAGCGGCTGAACGCGGAGCTCTCCGCGCTCGGCTGA
- the ccsA gene encoding cytochrome c biogenesis protein CcsA, translating into MSLSLALLASVFYALGSLAALTPAARPERLRLVPGLGCVALAAHLLMLFAHGRGRSLDLHFFNALSVTAALCVLGLLLLMHWQRLQRLAAVVFPIAAVAVLLALLIDERPGARGIADWRIATHAGLAVLAFAILSIAGVVALQLGLQDHALRTHQFSRMFSGAPPLVQVEQLLFQLIGAGFLVLTLALVTGVLFVEDLMAQHLAHKTVLSVIAWAVFGTLLFGRWRQGWRGRRAVRLVLAGIALLVLAYFGSKFVLELVLQRRS; encoded by the coding sequence ATGTCCCTGTCGCTCGCCCTGCTTGCCAGCGTGTTCTATGCGCTTGGCTCCCTTGCCGCACTGACGCCAGCCGCCCGACCCGAGCGGCTACGCCTGGTGCCCGGGCTCGGCTGCGTGGCGCTGGCTGCACATCTGCTGATGCTGTTCGCGCATGGCCGCGGTCGCAGCCTCGACCTGCATTTCTTCAACGCCCTGTCGGTCACCGCGGCGCTGTGCGTGCTGGGTCTGCTGCTGCTGATGCACTGGCAACGCCTGCAGCGACTCGCTGCCGTCGTCTTCCCGATCGCCGCAGTGGCGGTGCTGCTGGCCTTGCTGATCGACGAACGGCCGGGTGCACGTGGCATCGCCGACTGGCGCATCGCCACCCACGCCGGGCTCGCGGTGCTGGCCTTCGCGATCCTCTCGATCGCCGGCGTGGTCGCGCTGCAGCTCGGCTTGCAGGACCACGCGCTGCGCACACACCAGTTCTCGCGCATGTTCTCCGGCGCCCCTCCGCTGGTGCAGGTCGAGCAATTGCTGTTCCAGCTGATCGGCGCCGGATTCCTGGTGCTGACGCTGGCGCTGGTCACTGGCGTGCTGTTCGTCGAGGACCTGATGGCGCAGCACCTTGCACACAAGACCGTATTGTCGGTGATCGCATGGGCGGTCTTCGGCACGCTACTGTTCGGCCGCTGGCGCCAAGGCTGGCGCGGGCGACGCGCGGTGCGCCTGGTCCTGGCCGGCATCGCCTTGCTGGTGCTGGCCTACTTCGGCTCCAAGTTCGTGCTGGAACTGGTCCTGCAGCGCCGATCCTGA
- the ffh gene encoding signal recognition particle protein, translating to MFESLSSRLSATMQKLRGRARLTEENIREAMRDVRIALLEADVALPVVSALIERIKQRAVGQDVLKSLSPGQALVKVVQQELTAVMGSQNSELNLNCPAPAVILMAGLQGAGKTTTVAKLAKHLRERRKKKVMVVSCDVYRPAAIEQLKTLAGQVDALFHPSETGEAAVTIVQRALDDARKSFADVLIIDSAGRLAIDNAMMEEIAAVHEAAQPIETLFVVDAMTGQDAANTAKAFAAALPLTGVILTKTDGDARGGAALSVRYITGRPIKFVGAGEKPDALEPFHPERAASRILDMGDVLSLVEEVERKVDQEKAQKLAEKVIKGKKFDLNDMRDQLSQMQNMGGLTGLMDKLPGMGQIPQNLKDKVNNRDVDRMIAIIGSMTRKERRHPDLLNGSRKVRVARGSGTQPADVNRLLKQYQQMEKMMSKLSGGGLKGLMRQMKGMMGAGGMGPGGMGPGGMLPPR from the coding sequence ATGTTCGAGTCGCTCAGCAGTCGTCTCTCCGCCACGATGCAGAAACTGCGCGGTCGCGCGCGCCTGACCGAGGAGAACATCCGCGAGGCGATGCGCGACGTGCGCATCGCGCTGCTCGAAGCCGACGTCGCGCTGCCGGTGGTCTCGGCGCTGATCGAGCGCATCAAGCAGCGCGCGGTCGGACAGGATGTGTTGAAGAGCCTGTCGCCGGGCCAGGCGCTGGTGAAAGTGGTGCAGCAGGAATTGACTGCGGTGATGGGCAGCCAGAACAGCGAGCTGAACCTGAATTGCCCGGCGCCGGCGGTGATCCTGATGGCCGGTCTGCAGGGCGCCGGCAAGACCACCACCGTCGCCAAGTTGGCCAAGCACCTGCGCGAGCGGCGCAAGAAGAAGGTCATGGTGGTGAGTTGCGACGTCTATCGACCCGCCGCGATCGAACAGCTGAAGACGCTGGCTGGTCAAGTCGATGCGCTGTTCCATCCCAGCGAAACCGGCGAGGCCGCGGTCACCATCGTGCAGCGCGCGCTCGACGATGCGCGCAAGAGCTTCGCCGACGTGCTGATCATCGACTCGGCTGGTCGTCTCGCGATCGACAACGCGATGATGGAGGAGATCGCGGCGGTGCATGAGGCCGCGCAACCGATCGAGACCCTGTTCGTGGTCGATGCCATGACCGGCCAGGATGCGGCCAATACTGCCAAGGCGTTTGCGGCCGCGTTGCCGCTGACCGGCGTGATCCTGACCAAGACCGACGGCGACGCGCGCGGCGGCGCGGCCCTGTCGGTGCGCTACATCACCGGCCGTCCGATCAAGTTCGTCGGTGCCGGCGAAAAGCCCGACGCGCTCGAACCCTTCCATCCCGAACGCGCCGCGTCGCGCATCCTGGACATGGGCGATGTGCTCAGCCTGGTCGAGGAGGTCGAGCGCAAAGTCGACCAGGAGAAGGCGCAGAAGCTGGCCGAGAAGGTCATCAAGGGCAAGAAGTTCGACTTGAACGACATGCGCGACCAGCTCAGCCAGATGCAGAACATGGGCGGCTTGACCGGGCTGATGGACAAGCTGCCGGGGATGGGCCAGATCCCGCAGAATCTGAAGGACAAGGTCAACAACCGCGATGTCGATCGCATGATCGCGATCATCGGTTCGATGACCAGAAAGGAACGGCGCCACCCGGACCTGCTCAACGGCTCGCGCAAGGTGCGTGTGGCGCGTGGTTCCGGCACGCAGCCGGCCGACGTCAACCGCCTGCTCAAGCAGTACCAGCAGATGGAGAAGATGATGTCCAAGCTCTCCGGCGGCGGGCTCAAGGGCCTGATGCGACAGATGAAGGGCATGATGGGCGCGGGCGGCATGGGCCCCGGTGGCATGGGGCCGGGTGGAATGCTGCCGCCGCGCTGA
- a CDS encoding helix-hairpin-helix domain-containing protein: MGRGGCREWSPSGEHTGTTSNPSKETAMNFIKNLVLGLTLSLASLAAFAAQINLNTASATQLETLNGIGAAKAEAIVAYRTEHGGFKSVDELANVKGIGLKTVEKNRDQMTVAAPTRKSQP; this comes from the coding sequence ATGGGGAGGGGCGGATGCCGAGAATGGTCTCCGTCCGGTGAGCACACCGGCACAACCTCCAACCCATCCAAGGAAACCGCCATGAACTTCATCAAGAACCTCGTCCTCGGCCTGACCCTGTCGCTGGCCTCGCTCGCTGCCTTCGCGGCGCAGATCAACCTCAACACCGCGAGCGCAACGCAACTCGAAACCCTGAACGGCATCGGCGCCGCCAAGGCAGAAGCCATCGTCGCCTATCGCACCGAGCACGGCGGCTTCAAGTCGGTCGACGAACTCGCCAACGTGAAGGGCATCGGCCTGAAGACGGTCGAGAAGAATCGCGACCAGATGACCGTCGCCGCCCCGACGCGCAAGTCGCAGCCGTAA
- a CDS encoding Smr/MutS family protein, producing the protein MSKRPPDSRRKPAAPTPVAADDRALFLEAIGSVRRIESDRQDTRAPAPAAEPVQSRRDDARVMEELLRPLPSSLDPDAAEPLRYLKNGIAPRILLKLGRGQYSVRDELDLHQMTAAVAREAIARFLGECKARDFLCVKIIHGKGLRSRHDGPVLKALTDRLLRQRGDVLAFRSARFNDGGSGAVVVLLKGTR; encoded by the coding sequence ATGTCCAAACGCCCGCCCGACTCCCGCCGCAAGCCCGCTGCGCCCACGCCCGTCGCGGCCGATGACCGCGCGCTGTTCCTGGAAGCGATCGGCAGCGTGCGTCGCATCGAAAGTGATCGCCAGGACACGCGCGCGCCGGCGCCCGCGGCGGAGCCGGTACAGTCGCGGCGCGACGACGCGCGGGTGATGGAGGAACTGTTGCGTCCGCTGCCGAGTTCGCTCGACCCGGACGCCGCCGAACCGCTGCGCTACCTCAAGAACGGCATCGCGCCGCGCATCCTGCTCAAGCTCGGCCGCGGCCAGTACAGCGTGCGCGACGAACTCGACCTGCACCAGATGACCGCCGCCGTGGCCCGCGAGGCAATCGCGCGCTTCCTCGGCGAGTGCAAGGCACGCGATTTCCTGTGCGTGAAGATCATCCACGGCAAGGGCCTGCGCTCCAGGCACGACGGCCCGGTGCTCAAGGCCCTCACCGACCGCCTGCTGCGCCAGCGCGGCGACGTGCTCGCCTTCCGCTCGGCACGCTTCAACGACGGCGGCAGCGGTGCGGTGGTGGTGTTGCTGAAAGGGACCCGCTAA
- the surE gene encoding 5'/3'-nucleotidase SurE: MHVLVSNDDGVEAPGIRILADAMRALGKVTVVAPDRDRSGASNSLTLDGPIRVTEIEPGRYRVAGTPTDCVHLALCGMLENEPDIVVSGINTSANMGDDVLYSGTVAAAMEGRFLGHPAVAVSLASREHDPQHYATAARATLAIVRKLVADPLPADTILNVNVPDRAWDEIAGFEVTRLGHRHRAEPCVRANDPRGRDIWWIGPAGPEQDAGPGTDFDAVRRGFISITPLQVDLTRYTALENVAAWVDALSGSIGTRKA, from the coding sequence ATGCATGTCCTGGTAAGCAATGACGACGGCGTCGAAGCGCCTGGCATCCGCATCCTCGCCGATGCGATGCGCGCACTTGGCAAGGTCACCGTGGTCGCGCCCGACCGCGATCGCAGCGGTGCCAGCAATTCGCTGACGCTCGATGGCCCGATCCGCGTGACCGAGATCGAACCGGGGCGCTACCGCGTCGCCGGCACCCCGACCGACTGCGTGCATCTGGCGCTGTGCGGCATGCTGGAAAACGAGCCCGACATCGTGGTCTCCGGGATCAATACCTCGGCCAACATGGGCGACGACGTGCTCTATTCGGGCACGGTCGCGGCGGCGATGGAGGGGCGCTTCCTCGGTCATCCGGCGGTCGCGGTGTCGCTCGCCTCGCGCGAACACGATCCGCAGCACTACGCGACGGCGGCGCGCGCCACGCTCGCCATCGTACGCAAGCTGGTCGCTGACCCGCTGCCGGCGGACACCATCCTCAACGTCAACGTGCCGGATCGCGCCTGGGACGAGATCGCCGGTTTCGAGGTGACCCGGCTCGGCCATCGCCATCGTGCCGAGCCCTGCGTCCGCGCCAACGATCCGCGCGGCCGCGACATCTGGTGGATCGGTCCGGCCGGCCCCGAGCAGGACGCAGGTCCCGGTACTGACTTCGATGCGGTGCGTCGCGGGTTCATTTCGATCACCCCGCTGCAAGTCGATCTGACGCGCTACACCGCGCTGGAAAACGTCGCCGCCTGGGTCGATGCGCTGTCGGGTTCGATCGGGACGCGCAAGGCATGA